A window of Lepus europaeus isolate LE1 chromosome 11, mLepTim1.pri, whole genome shotgun sequence contains these coding sequences:
- the PNP gene encoding purine nucleoside phosphorylase, giving the protein MEDGFTYEDYQNTAEWLLSHTTHRPQVAVICGSGLGGLTDKLTETQVFDYSEIPNFPRSTVPGHAGRLVFGFLNGRACVMMQGRFHLYEGYPLWKVTFPVRVFRLLGVDTLVVTNAAGGLNPKFEVGDIMLIRDHINLPGFCGQNPLRGPNEERFGVRFPAMSDAYDRTMRQKALSAWKQMGEQRELQEGTYVMVAGPNFETVAECRLLQKLGADAVGMSTVPEVIVARHCGLRVFGFSLITNKVILDYENLEKANHEEVLEAGKQAAQKLEQFVSILMASVPLPGNVS; this is encoded by the exons ATGGAGGACGG ATTCACATATGAAGATTATCAGAACACCGCAGAATGGCTCCTGTCTCACACCACGCACCGACCTCAAGTGGCAGTGATCTGTGGCTCTGGGCTGGGAGGTCTGACTGACAAATTAACTGAGACGCAGGTCTTTGACTACAGTGAGATACCCAATTTTCCCCGAAGTACAG TGCCAGGTCATGCTGGTCGACTGGTGTTTGGCTTCCTGAATGGCAGAGCGTGTGTGATGATGCAAGGCAGATTCCATCTGTATGAAGGGTACCCACTCTGGAAG GTGACGTTCCCTGTGCGGGTTTTCCGGCTTCTGGGGGTGGACACCTTGGTGGTCACCAATGCGGCTGGAGGCCTTAACCCCAAGTTTGAGGTTGGAGACATCATGCTGATCCGCGACCACATCAACCTGCCCGGTTTCTGTGGTCAGAACCCTCTCAGAGGGCCCAATGAGGAGAG GTTTGGTGTTCGTTTTCCTGCCATGTCTGACGCCTACGACCGCACCATGAGGCAGAAGGCTCTAAGCGCTTGGAAACAAATGGGAGAGCAGCGAGAGCTCCAAGAGGGCACCTATGTGATGGTCGCAGGCCCCAACTTTGAGACTGTGGCCGAGTGTCGTCTGCTGCAGAAGCTGGGGGCAGATGCTGTCG GCATGAGCACCGTACCAGAAGTGATAGTTGCCCGGCACTGCGGACTTCGGGTCTTTGGCTTCTCACTCATCACTAACAAAGTCATCTTGGATTATGAAAACCTGGAGAAGGCCAATCACGAGgaagtcctggaggctgggaaacaGGCCGCACAGAAATTGGAACAGTTCGTCTCCATCCTCATGGCTAGCGTGCCACTCCCTGGCAATGTCAGTTGA